The following DNA comes from Arcobacter cloacae.
AATTTACCAATTTAAATTTTATATGGTCATTTTTTAATTTAGAAATTTTAAATACTAAATCAATATCTTCAATCTCTTTTTTACTCATTTCTTTAAATTTTGCTCTATCTGCAATTTTTAATAAATTATCAGATAATTTAGCTACTTCAGAAGCTAAACCACTTATTACTGTAGCAGAATTTGCATTTACTTGTGTTGCTTGGTCTAAAGTATTTATAGTATCATTAATTTGAATAATACCTTTCTCTTCTTCTTTACTTCCTTGAGAAACATCTTCAATTAAAGTAATAGTTTCATTAATTTTTGTATTTAGTGTAGTATATCCACCTATCATTTCATTTGCAATTGCTTTTCCTTCATTTGCTTTTGCAGTTGCTAATTGAACAATATTTTTAATTTCTCTTGCAGCTTCTGCACTTCGTGAAGCAAGATTTCTAACTTCTTGTGCAACAACAGCAAATCCTTTTCCAGCTTCTCCAGCAGTTGCTGCTTCAACAGCTGCATTTAATGAAAGAATATTTGTTTGGAATGCAATTTGGTCAATTACAGTAATTGCATCATTAATTGATTTAACTTGCTCATCAATATCATCCATTGCTCTATTTGTTTTAGAAGCAAGAACTTCTCCCTCTTTTGAAGAGTGTTGTAATTCAGATGCTAACTGAGACATTTGATGCACTTTTTGTACACTTGATTTAACAATTGAAGTAATCTCTTCGACAGCAGCTGCTGTCTCTTCTAAAGATGCTGCTTGCTCATTTGCTGATGCTGAAAGTTTATTTGCAGCATTTGATAAAACATTTGTATCTTCATTTAATTTTCTTCCACTTGTTACTATCATTGATAAGAATTCAGATACTGTAACCCCTATTAACTGAGTACTTGCTGCTAATGAAGATATTATTCCATTTACTTTTGAAGTATCAATTTTAGAATCACCTAAAGAGAAATTAGAATTCCCATATTCAATTAAAATATTATTTAATCCAACTAAATTTTCATTTGTTCTATCTATCATAGAATTTATAGAATCTCTTAGTTTTTGTATCTGTGGATTAGAAGATGTCTTTTCAATCTTATATACATAAAATCCATTTATAACTTTTTCTATAACTTGGTCAACATTTTCTATTACTTTTGCATCTTCTTCATAGCCAGCTTTTAATTTTGCAATATAACCATTGAAACTATCAACAAGTTTCCCTATTTCATCATTTGATTTTTTCTCAATATGATCTGCTTTTGTATTACCTTGAGATATATTAACAATTGCCTCATTTAAATTTTCAAGAGGTTTAATAATTGTTTGATTTACAAAATAACTATAAACCAAATAAACAATGATTATTGCAACTAAAGAAAAAAGTAAAATATTTATGATAATACTATTAATCTCTTTATTTGTATTTTCTTGCATTAAAGCAACATCATTTTCTATATCATCTACATAAGCACCTGTTCCAATTATCCAATCCCATGGCTCAAATCTTTGAACATATGAGAATTTCTCTTTTGGATCATTTTTCTTTTCAGGTTTGTCCCACCAGTATTTTACTAGTCCTCCCTCTTTATTTTTGTTAGAAACTTCTGACATTTCAACAAAAAGTTTTTTACCCTTAGCATCAGCATTTGCTGATAAATCTTTTCCATCTAAATGTTTACTTACAGGATGCATTATCATTTTAGGACTTGAATCATTTATCCAAAAATAATCATTATTTGCATATCTCATTTCTGAAATTG
Coding sequences within:
- a CDS encoding cache domain-containing protein: MFSNISIKGKILILSLITIVVISVAIAVNSIFSIKSFSNENIENYKKEAYAKKEAELKNYVSLAVKTVEAYHSRTAIDKIKVEVQDQLKTQTNFLFSILESEYEKLKGSLSEEALKFRLKSIVDATRYGQTGYFWINDTDSVIVTHPINPALNNKNMYEYKDKGGKQIFKEFSNVAKKDGEGFVDYVWPKPGFEAPQLKVSFVKLFKPYNWVIGTGEYVDDVTTKLQAEALKTISEMRYANNDYFWINDSSPKMIMHPVSKHLDGKDLSANADAKGKKLFVEMSEVSNKNKEGGLVKYWWDKPEKKNDPKEKFSYVQRFEPWDWIIGTGAYVDDIENDVALMQENTNKEINSIIINILLFSLVAIIIVYLVYSYFVNQTIIKPLENLNEAIVNISQGNTKADHIEKKSNDEIGKLVDSFNGYIAKLKAGYEEDAKVIENVDQVIEKVINGFYVYKIEKTSSNPQIQKLRDSINSMIDRTNENLVGLNNILIEYGNSNFSLGDSKIDTSKVNGIISSLAASTQLIGVTVSEFLSMIVTSGRKLNEDTNVLSNAANKLSASANEQAASLEETAAAVEEITSIVKSSVQKVHQMSQLASELQHSSKEGEVLASKTNRAMDDIDEQVKSINDAITVIDQIAFQTNILSLNAAVEAATAGEAGKGFAVVAQEVRNLASRSAEAAREIKNIVQLATAKANEGKAIANEMIGGYTTLNTKINETITLIEDVSQGSKEEEKGIIQINDTINTLDQATQVNANSATVISGLASEVAKLSDNLLKIADRAKFKEMSKKEIEDIDLVFKISKLKNDHIKFKLVNFNKVGSSKIAWSVTKPTECDLGKWLIEQENSGKSFTKTENWRHLKLNHDLVHNSVQDYINEDCKEISDNSLLNGLSQKLDNATLEVFKALDQLKKDNNFEESSNVKKTVSAPVNLDKIEKQVKPVLKANVSNEKTKIVSSKTKDDDEWESF